From the Mycoplasmatota bacterium genome, one window contains:
- a CDS encoding IS1 family transposase gives MINKIDLINELNKLSTKNYEDVFSFIMSFNNPIESKSDICLNCPHCGSVEFVKNGKTNKGIQRYICRECNKSFCDTSNTLLYRSRCTEDIWLKFIDCEISGLSLKETAYYTNLSVTTCFYMRHKLYKAIRNLKMKETLSSKVELDCIYTKINLKGTKPSNMPRHSKKRGNTSAYSGISHHKVCIVAAIDENDNMLLEIAGVGSESMEKYTKYTDKFMDTTLIISDSKPCIQQFANNLGVKNDKVPVIANKKRYTTNLGNSLGDFNQLATGITKIIKNSHGVSIRHLQDYLSFYLYKKQLHYRTNRKDHANIMYNLLKYNHHLSNKDTLNFDYPISLKDVFMNIDMGFLHNHQHLN, from the coding sequence ATGATAAATAAAATAGATTTAATTAATGAATTAAATAAACTATCTACAAAGAATTATGAAGATGTTTTTAGTTTCATTATGTCTTTCAATAACCCTATAGAATCTAAAAGCGATATTTGTTTGAATTGTCCACATTGTGGTTCAGTTGAGTTTGTTAAAAATGGAAAAACAAACAAAGGAATTCAAAGATACATTTGTCGCGAGTGTAATAAATCATTTTGTGATACATCTAACACTCTTCTTTATAGAAGTAGATGTACTGAAGATATATGGCTAAAATTTATTGATTGTGAAATATCAGGATTATCTTTAAAAGAAACTGCTTATTATACTAATTTAAGTGTCACAACTTGTTTTTATATGCGACATAAGCTTTATAAAGCAATCAGAAACTTAAAGATGAAGGAAACTTTATCTAGTAAAGTTGAATTAGATTGTATTTATACAAAGATAAATCTTAAAGGAACCAAACCATCAAATATGCCTAGACATAGTAAAAAGAGAGGTAATACATCTGCATATTCAGGTATATCTCATCACAAAGTATGTATTGTCGCTGCAATCGATGAAAATGATAATATGTTGCTTGAGATAGCTGGAGTTGGATCGGAATCAATGGAAAAATACACTAAATATACCGATAAATTTATGGATACAACTTTAATTATTTCTGACAGTAAACCATGTATTCAACAATTTGCGAATAATTTAGGTGTTAAGAATGATAAAGTTCCTGTGATAGCCAATAAAAAACGTTATACTACTAATCTGGGTAATAGTTTAGGTGATTTTAATCAATTGGCTACCGGGATTACTAAGATTATAAAAAATAGTCATGGTGTATCTATAAGACATTTACAAGATTACTTATCGTTTTACCTATATAAAAAACAATTACATTATAGAACTAATCGAAAAGATCATGCAAATATAATGTATAACTTATTAAAATACAATCATCATTTATCTAATAAGGATACGTTAAATTTTGATTATCCAATATCTTTAAAAGATGTTTTTATGAATATCGATATGGGATTTTTGCATAATCATCAACACTTAAATTGA
- a CDS encoding alpha/beta hydrolase, which yields MRKIFKIIRKALIIFIGVLILFLLGLFIWNKIQIKKEIKRYPVIGEMVEVNNHKIHVYTEGSGDETLVFMSGSGTSSPFYDFKPLWSQLVKDYRIVVIEKAGYGWSDVSNVSRDIDYILEETRLALSISNIEGPFVLVPHSMSGLEAIRWAQKYPLEVKAIIGLDPAIPASYDEIKVPSQANLKIIKFVADIGILRLIPSIIENSDAGKSGLLSDEDINAFRSILYRRTTTTDMINEAKLVFENAQKVRESGIPKSTPMYFFISNGKEVGVSNWKEILSSYVNELENGKYAYLDCGHYVHNIETEYIKNEIINYLNDLDNNN from the coding sequence ATGAGAAAAATATTTAAAATTATCAGAAAAGCATTAATAATATTTATTGGAGTTTTAATCCTGTTTTTATTAGGACTTTTTATTTGGAATAAAATTCAAATAAAAAAAGAGATAAAAAGATATCCTGTTATAGGTGAAATGGTTGAGGTCAATAATCATAAGATACATGTTTACACCGAAGGCTCAGGAGATGAAACTTTAGTTTTTATGTCAGGAAGTGGAACTTCCAGTCCATTTTATGACTTTAAACCATTATGGTCACAACTAGTAAAAGACTATCGAATAGTGGTTATTGAAAAAGCAGGCTATGGTTGGAGTGATGTATCTAATGTCTCTAGAGACATTGATTATATTCTTGAGGAAACACGCTTAGCTCTAAGTATATCAAATATTGAAGGACCATTTGTTCTTGTTCCACATTCAATGTCAGGATTAGAGGCTATTAGATGGGCTCAAAAATATCCACTTGAAGTTAAAGCAATAATTGGTTTAGATCCTGCAATACCAGCTAGTTATGATGAAATAAAAGTTCCATCACAAGCTAATCTAAAAATAATTAAATTTGTGGCTGACATAGGTATTTTAAGATTAATACCAAGCATTATTGAAAATTCTGATGCTGGTAAATCTGGACTTTTATCTGATGAAGATATAAATGCATTTCGTAGTATTTTATATCGGAGAACAACGACTACTGATATGATAAATGAAGCAAAATTAGTTTTTGAAAACGCACAAAAGGTAAGAGAATCAGGAATCCCTAAAAGTACACCAATGTATTTCTTTATTTCTAATGGTAAAGAAGTTGGAGTAAGCAATTGGAAAGAAATATTATCCAGTTATGTTAATGAACTTGAAAATGGAAAATATGCATATTTAGATTGTGGACATTATGTACATAACATTGAAACTGAATATATTAAAAATGAAATAATTAATTATCTTAATGACCTTGATAATAATAATTAA